From a region of the Triticum aestivum cultivar Chinese Spring chromosome 7D, IWGSC CS RefSeq v2.1, whole genome shotgun sequence genome:
- the LOC123167320 gene encoding pentatricopeptide repeat-containing protein At3g22470, mitochondrial, with protein MRHLVAAAKPSRRRHFFFSLSPYYQLSTTTTSGTNSSHLCSFYDPAAQFLPPGSPRHLSLPTSLRRDSLLDLARILKSSLQCHLALRTLTSQTPPLHARFAAASRLAILSPALRPFASLLLAALLPAASPHLLAWCASPGGAPYPALRLALHAFLAAGMPAEALVVLARIRSVGKTPSLSALATLLRLLFREGNVQAAWKVFVEMTAMGPRPSLAIFNAMILGLCHMGLVPVAAGLLGVMWRFHLIPDACSYNILIKGHCVFGQAGDAFELFEKMHKSGCEPTVVTYNILVNVRCRDGNMVEARRLFDEMVAVGVEANTITFNVLIDGYAKTGQMDEADAAYREMKERGLLPDCCTFNILSAGAYKFGKTVHLAHEQQELYEMFGSQISADNIDMTICRLCWDGQLDDARQLVCCAIEQGVPVSVAGFNALIAAYSKEGFEEEALELYKLMKEIGLAPLSSTFNYLILGLCNQGRLDDAQLLLEHMISKGYSVGTSFTVYMDSCFRSGNVEGALKCWDDMVKVGGQPDFIAFSAYISGLCRLDHVNEAYRAFVEMTRRGLVPNNITYNSLISAFCRVGHVAEALKLEQKMRQSGLVPDVFTSNILIDGFCREGRLDMVNNRFLDMRSSGLTPDVVTYNTIINAYCRAQDMNGAMIFMNKMLADGCDPDIFTYNIWIHSLCNNHSMNRAARVLDELVAVGFTPNSVTYNTLMDGICNDVLDRAMILTGKLIKMAFQPNTITVNVFFSHFCKQGLGRRALVWAEKLREDSVAFDDATMNILDWASKEMEDDLQGRVADIDKCMFLEFLMLITYNTMSNNRSPKFRHVPVETVIDPAGSNTTKVLDTG; from the coding sequence aTGCGCCACCTCGTCGCGGCGGCGAAACCATCCCGGCGGCGGCATTTCTTCTTCTCCTTATCCCCCTACTACCAACTCTCCACCACGACCACCAGCGGCACCAATTCCTCCCATCTCTGCTCCTTCTACGACCCCGCGGCGCAGTTCCTCCCCCCCGGCTCTCCCCGGCACCTCTCCCTCCCCACCTCCCTCCGCCGCGACTCTCTCCTCGACCTCGCGCGCATCCTCAAGTCCTCCCTGCAATGCCACCTAGCTCTCCGCACCCTCACCTCCCAGACCCCCCCGCTCCATGCCCGCTTCGCCGCTGCCTCCCGTCTCGCCATCTTGTCCCCGGCGCTGCGCCCCTTCGCatccctcctcctcgccgccctcctACCGGCCGCCTCCCCGCATCTCCTCGCCTGGTGCGCCTCCCCCGGCGGCGCCCCGTACCCGGCCCTCCGCCTCGCGCTCCACGCCTTTCTCGCCGCCGGCATGCCGGCTGAGGCGCTCGTCGTGCTCGCACGCATCCGCAGCGTCGGGAAAACGCCCAGCCTCTCCGCGCTCGCGACGCTGCTGCGCCTGCTGTTCCGCGAGGGCAACGTCCAGGCCGCGTGGAAGGTGTTCGTGGAAATGACAGCGATGGGGCCACGGCCGAGCCTCGCCATCTTCAACGCCATGATCCTAGGGTTATGCCACATGGGGCTCGTCCCTGTAGCTGCGGGATTGCTTGGCGTCATGTGGAGGTTCCATCTTATCCCTGATGCGTGCAGCTATAACATCCTGATCAAGGGACATTGTGTGTTTGGGCAGGCAGGGGATGCTTTTGAGCTGTTTGAAAAAATGCACAAGTCAGGGTGTGAGCCGACTGTTGTGACGTATAATATTTTGGTGAATGTACGGTGCCGTGATGGGAATATGGTGGAGGCAAGGAGGCTGTTCGATGAGATGGTGGCGGTGGGGGTCGAAGCAAATACAATCACCTTCAATGTTTTAATCGATGGGTATGCAAAGACTGGGCAGATGGATGAGGCTGATGCCGCCTACAGAGAGATGAAGGAGAGGGGATTGCTGCCAGATTGCTGCACCTTCAACATTCTTTCTGCTGGAGCATACAAGTTTGGAAAGACCGTGCACTTAGCACATGAGCAGCAGGAGCTGTATGAAATGTTTGGTTCACAGATATCAGCGGACAATATAGATATGACGATCTGTAGGCTTTGTTGGGATGGACAATTGGATGATGCCCGGCAGCTTgtgtgttgtgcaatcgagcaggGTGTTCCAGTGAGTGTTGCAGGTTTTAATGCTTTGATTGCTGCATATAGCAAGGAGGGATTTGAAGAAGAAGCTCTCGAGTTATATAAACTTATGAAAGAGATAGGCCTTGCACCCTTATCCTCCACTTTCAATTACTTGATACTGGGTCTATGCAATCAAGGAAGACTAGATGATGCACAGCTTTTGCTAGAACATATGATTAGTAAGGGATATTCTGTTGGTACCTCATTTACCGTTTACATGGATTCATGCTTCAGGTCTGGTAATGTAGAAGGTGCCTTGAAATGCTGGGATGATATGGTGAAAGTTGGCGGGCAGCCTGATTTTATCGCTTTCTCAGCATATATCAGTGGCCTTTGCAGATTAGATCATGTAAATGAGGCTTATCGGGCATTTGTCGAGATGACAAGAAGAGGTCTTGTTCCGAACAATATTACTTACAACTCTCTGATATCTGCGTTTTGTAGGGTTGGCCATGTGGCCGAAGCACTGAAACTAGAGCAGAAGATGAGGCAGAGTGGTCTTGTTCCTGATGTTTTCACAAGCAACATTCTGATTGATGGTTTTTGCAGAGAAGGAAGGTTGGATATGGTGAATAACCGTTTCTTGGACATGCGCAGTAGTGGCTTAACTCCTGATGTAGTGACATACAATACAATTATTAATGCATATTGCCGGGCCCAGGATATGAACGGTGCCATGATTTTCATGAACAAGATGCTTGCAGATGGCTGTGATCCAGATATTTTCACATATAATATTTGGATTCATAGCCTCTGCAACAACCATTCGATGAATCGAGCAGCGAGAGTGCTGGATGAACTTGTCGCTGTTGGTTTCACACCTAATTCAGTCACATACAACACACTGATGGATGGCATTTGCAATGATGTCCTTGATCGAGCCATGATTCTCACTGGTAAACTGATTAAGATGGCTTTTCAACCCAACACCATCACAGTTAATgttttcttttctcatttctgtAAGCAAGGTCTTGGAAGGCGAGCCCTTGTGTGGGCTGAGAAGCTCAGAGAAGATTCTGTTGCTTTTGATGACGCTACAATGAATATACTTGACTGGGCTTCCAAGGAGATGGAGGATGACCTCCAGGGTAGAGTTGCTGATATCGACAAATGCATGTTTCTTGAGTTCTTAATGCTCATAACGTACAACACTATGAGCAATAATAGATCCCCAAAGTTTAGACATGTGCCTGTCGAGACAGTTATTGATCCTGCCGGCAGCAATACAACCAAAGTTTTAGATACTGGGTAA